A window of the Comamonas sp. Y33R10-2 genome harbors these coding sequences:
- a CDS encoding carboxymuconolactone decarboxylase family protein, producing the protein MTVRIDYNTVAPGASAALAGVYGYVMKSGLSAELVELVYLRVSQINNCAFCLDMHTRDLLAKGVKVEKLALVQAWSEAGKLFDERERAALAWAESVTKVAQTGVPDKDYAQAQAVFTEKELVDLTVAISLMNAYNRMAISFRNIPKAAQ; encoded by the coding sequence ATGACGGTAAGAATTGACTACAACACGGTTGCACCAGGCGCATCTGCTGCGTTGGCTGGTGTCTATGGTTATGTGATGAAAAGCGGGCTATCTGCTGAGCTGGTGGAATTGGTCTATCTGCGAGTTTCACAAATCAACAACTGCGCCTTTTGCTTGGACATGCATACCCGCGACTTGCTCGCTAAGGGTGTGAAGGTCGAGAAGCTGGCATTGGTTCAGGCGTGGAGTGAAGCAGGCAAGCTTTTTGACGAGCGTGAGCGAGCAGCTCTTGCATGGGCAGAATCGGTTACCAAGGTTGCTCAAACCGGGGTTCCCGATAAAGACTACGCACAAGCTCAAGCTGTTTTTACCGAAAAAGAGCTGGTTGATTTGACTGTGGCGATTAGCCTTATGAATGCTTACAACCGGATGGCTATTAGTTTTCGCAACATTCCCAAAGCGGCTCAATAG
- a CDS encoding PhoH family protein, with protein MILRHTFTPHHNTRLSHLCGPADAHLRTIEIALGVKIAHRHEQFKIDGPKAKANEALELLQALYELADSVIAEDTLQLMLAGDAEMLEADLTAPQLTTRRADLRARTPNQAMYLENIAKHDITFGIGPAGTGKTYLAVACAVDALERSAVQRIVLTRPAVEAGERLGFLPGDLAQKVDPYLRPLYDALYDLMGYEKVQKAFERNVLEIAPLAFMRGRTLNNAFVILDEAQNTTPEQMKMFLTRIGFGAKAVVTGDVSQVDLPKGAPSGLVDAERVLRRVKGISVNHFTSVDVVRHPLVARIVDAYDANGRVTQGTSAPKAAKPRISRPLPSADEL; from the coding sequence GTGATCCTGCGCCACACTTTCACTCCCCACCACAACACCCGTCTGTCCCACCTGTGCGGACCGGCGGATGCGCACCTGCGCACCATTGAAATTGCGCTGGGCGTCAAGATCGCTCACCGCCACGAGCAGTTCAAGATCGACGGCCCCAAGGCCAAGGCCAATGAAGCGCTAGAGCTGCTGCAGGCCTTGTATGAGCTGGCTGATAGCGTGATCGCAGAAGATACCCTGCAGCTGATGCTCGCTGGCGACGCCGAAATGCTGGAAGCCGACCTGACCGCGCCCCAGTTAACCACGCGCCGCGCCGACCTGCGCGCGCGCACGCCCAATCAGGCGATGTATCTGGAAAACATTGCCAAGCATGACATCACCTTCGGCATTGGCCCCGCAGGGACTGGCAAAACCTATCTGGCCGTGGCCTGCGCGGTCGATGCACTAGAGCGCAGCGCCGTGCAGCGCATTGTGCTGACCCGCCCAGCGGTGGAAGCTGGCGAGCGTCTTGGCTTTCTGCCCGGCGATCTGGCACAAAAGGTAGACCCCTATCTGCGCCCACTGTACGACGCGCTGTATGACCTGATGGGCTACGAAAAAGTGCAAAAGGCTTTTGAGCGCAATGTGCTAGAAATCGCGCCGCTGGCCTTTATGCGCGGCCGAACGCTGAACAATGCCTTTGTGATTTTGGACGAAGCCCAGAACACCACGCCTGAGCAGATGAAGATGTTCCTGACCCGTATTGGCTTTGGTGCCAAGGCCGTGGTGACAGGCGACGTCAGTCAGGTGGACTTGCCCAAGGGCGCGCCCAGCGGCTTGGTCGATGCAGAGCGCGTGCTGCGCCGCGTCAAAGGCATCTCCGTCAATCACTTCACCAGTGTGGACGTGGTTCGCCACCCGCTCGTCGCCCGTATTGTGGACGCCTACGACGCCAACGGCCGCGTGACCCAAGGCACCAGCGCACCCAAAGCCGCCAAGCCCCGCATCAGCCGCCCTCTGCCCTCGGCGGATGAGCTTTAA
- a CDS encoding peroxiredoxin — protein sequence MRFQSLTTAAALLLLLGSAQAALKVGDSAPNFKTPAAVAGKAFDFDMAAALKKGPVVLYFFPKAFTLGCTMEAHAFAEATPNFAAMGATVVGMSHDDIDTLKRFSTEACRDQFAVASDPQAATIKAYDAGAGANPARADRISYVIGQDGKVKFVHVGVDPTAHVQQTEAAVKKLQQR from the coding sequence ATGCGCTTTCAATCACTGACCACCGCCGCCGCCCTGCTCTTGCTCCTTGGCTCAGCACAAGCTGCCCTCAAAGTGGGGGACTCCGCGCCTAACTTCAAAACACCGGCAGCTGTGGCCGGTAAAGCCTTTGACTTTGACATGGCTGCCGCGCTGAAAAAGGGGCCGGTGGTGCTGTACTTCTTCCCCAAAGCATTCACGTTAGGCTGCACCATGGAAGCCCATGCCTTTGCCGAGGCCACACCGAATTTTGCGGCTATGGGCGCCACGGTGGTGGGCATGTCGCATGATGACATCGACACCCTCAAACGCTTTTCCACCGAAGCCTGCCGCGACCAGTTTGCCGTGGCATCTGACCCGCAAGCCGCAACTATCAAAGCCTATGACGCAGGCGCTGGGGCCAACCCGGCGCGGGCTGATCGCATCTCTTACGTCATCGGGCAAGACGGCAAGGTGAAGTTTGTGCATGTGGGCGTTGACCCCACGGCGCATGTGCAGCAAACCGAAGCTGCGGTAAAAAAGCTGCAGCAACGATAA
- a CDS encoding sulfite exporter TauE/SafE family protein — protein sequence MENLGHLALLLAAAFTAGALNAVAGGGSFLTLPALVFTGVPPVVANATGTVALLPGYLAGAWGFKDDMAPPPGLSMKQVVVLSLIGGSVGAALLLFTPDATFRKVVPWLLLAATALFAFGPQLRAWAAGKQAADTAPAVAKAAAGMLMVAIYGGYFNGGLGILLLALFGLLGQTQLNAMNGMKNLVSALLTAIAVVIYAVGGIVQWQQALIMMVAATLGGYLGARVARQIPAPMLRWGIVATGLVMAGLFFIKG from the coding sequence ATGGAGAATCTGGGCCACCTCGCCCTGCTGCTGGCTGCGGCATTCACGGCTGGGGCACTCAACGCCGTGGCCGGCGGCGGCAGCTTTCTGACCCTGCCCGCACTGGTCTTTACCGGCGTGCCACCTGTCGTGGCCAATGCCACGGGCACGGTGGCGCTGCTTCCCGGCTATCTGGCGGGTGCCTGGGGCTTTAAAGACGATATGGCGCCGCCACCGGGCTTGTCCATGAAGCAAGTCGTGGTGCTTTCACTCATTGGGGGCTCGGTAGGCGCGGCGCTGCTTTTGTTCACGCCCGATGCAACCTTCCGCAAAGTCGTGCCCTGGCTGCTGCTGGCGGCCACCGCCCTGTTTGCCTTTGGCCCGCAGTTGCGCGCTTGGGCGGCGGGCAAGCAAGCGGCTGACACGGCACCGGCAGTGGCCAAAGCTGCAGCTGGCATGCTGATGGTGGCGATCTACGGCGGCTATTTCAACGGTGGCCTGGGCATCTTGCTGCTGGCCTTGTTTGGCCTGTTGGGCCAAACCCAGTTGAACGCCATGAACGGCATGAAGAATCTGGTTTCCGCCCTACTCACGGCCATTGCCGTGGTCATTTACGCTGTGGGCGGCATTGTGCAGTGGCAGCAGGCCCTGATCATGATGGTGGCGGCCACCCTGGGCGGCTATCTCGGCGCCCGCGTGGCACGCCAAATACCAGCGCCTATGCTGCGCTGGGGGATTGTGGCGACGGGGCTGGTGATGGCGGGGTTGTTCTTTATCAAAGGCTGA
- a CDS encoding DSD1 family PLP-dependent enzyme encodes MKHIPEHLQTLVGQAIKRIDTPALVVDLDAMERNIERMARFAQHHGVLWRPHAKLHKSAYIAHLLEQAGACGHCVQKLSEAEILAEGGIRNLFISNEVIAPSKLERVAQLAKSLNAQGGRLAIAVDCEEGISRLAHALQNAQAGDAAVDVLVEINVGQNRCGVEPGPDAVALAQAIHAQPSLRFAGLQAYHGGAQHLRTAAERKAAIEEVLKHVNRTRHEFDRAGIAIALITGAGTGTMVNEAASGVYGEIQPGSFLFMDADYAANQRDAAQPIFEHALYVKTQVMSLSKEHAVCDAGHKAHAIDSGLPKLHALPHENALRFANGGDEHGVLHPDAEGGNTSGWLPALGETLWLIPGHCDPTVNLHDYMIGVRGGRLKGVVERILSVDARGALS; translated from the coding sequence ATGAAGCACATTCCTGAACATTTACAGACACTGGTTGGCCAAGCCATCAAGCGCATAGACACACCAGCGCTGGTTGTTGACCTTGATGCCATGGAGCGCAACATCGAGCGCATGGCGCGCTTTGCCCAGCACCATGGCGTGCTGTGGCGGCCACACGCCAAGCTGCACAAAAGCGCATACATCGCCCACCTGCTCGAGCAAGCCGGCGCCTGCGGCCACTGCGTGCAAAAGTTAAGCGAAGCAGAAATACTAGCCGAGGGCGGTATCCGCAACCTCTTTATCAGCAACGAGGTCATCGCCCCAAGCAAGCTAGAGCGCGTGGCCCAATTAGCCAAATCGCTGAACGCACAAGGCGGCCGGCTTGCGATTGCCGTGGACTGTGAAGAAGGCATCAGCCGCCTAGCACACGCCCTGCAAAACGCACAGGCGGGCGACGCGGCGGTGGATGTGCTGGTTGAAATCAATGTGGGCCAAAACCGCTGCGGGGTTGAGCCCGGCCCAGATGCTGTGGCTTTGGCACAAGCCATTCACGCCCAGCCCAGCCTGCGCTTTGCAGGCCTGCAGGCCTATCACGGCGGGGCACAGCATTTGCGCACCGCTGCCGAGCGCAAGGCAGCCATTGAAGAAGTACTCAAGCATGTCAACCGCACCCGACACGAGTTTGACCGCGCCGGTATTGCCATTGCGCTCATCACCGGCGCAGGCACCGGCACCATGGTCAATGAAGCCGCCAGTGGCGTGTATGGCGAGATTCAGCCCGGCTCGTTTCTATTCATGGACGCGGACTACGCCGCCAACCAGCGCGATGCCGCCCAGCCCATATTCGAGCATGCGCTCTACGTCAAAACCCAAGTCATGTCGCTGAGCAAAGAGCATGCGGTTTGCGATGCAGGTCACAAGGCTCACGCCATTGATTCAGGCCTGCCCAAGCTTCATGCCTTGCCGCACGAGAACGCGCTGCGCTTTGCCAATGGCGGTGACGAGCATGGCGTGCTGCACCCCGATGCAGAAGGCGGTAACACCAGCGGCTGGTTGCCTGCTTTAGGCGAGACGCTGTGGCTGATCCCTGGGCATTGCGACCCCACCGTCAACCTGCACGATTACATGATTGGCGTGCGCGGCGGCAGGCTCAAAGGCGTGGTTGAACGCATCTTGAGCGTTGATGCGCGCGGCGCGCTGAGCTGA
- a CDS encoding lysoplasmalogenase family protein has protein sequence MLSPSQIIVLATPVFFALIVVEWLISLKRGRNAYALADAVSSLNLGVLSQTSAVFTKLLTLGIYTFVASHIALVQADHFWLSLPGWILALIFYDFCYYWLHRMGHEVNVLWAAHVVHHQSQAYNLSTALRQTSSGALLGWVFYLPMALAGVPPLVFAVVGLIDLLYQFWVHTEQVKKLGWFDRWFCSPSNHRVHHAVNEQYLDKNYGGILIIWDRIFGTFKEEDDKEPCVYGTRGLLNSWDPLWANATVYRQLAHDSWFARNGLDKIKVWFKPPGWRPLDVAQRFPKPEFNLDEHRILYAPPMNTPLRWFVSLQFAALIAGTTVFLWNADQSPLATNLMWFGVLLTAQWALSAAMQGRISVWMALMLQSGALAMATAALGLQQWHWFFKPLSMIFALVCIATSHLNAMGTEKKLSTKQVSLLLAAIVFSLSGDVCLMLANLFIPGLISFLLAHVCYIALFKTDAPWFANRRALWLIVAIGAGMYAYLWMNGLPSAIRLPVAVYVSVIALMAAQAWGRYQVLRERSSLLVALGASAFMVSDSFLAINRFVQPLPWSAIWVLASYYIAQALIVQGSLRGQAQSRTTPDLAVPPAIFPATQIT, from the coding sequence ATGCTCTCTCCCAGCCAAATCATTGTTCTGGCCACGCCGGTGTTTTTCGCACTGATTGTTGTGGAATGGCTCATCAGCCTCAAACGCGGGCGCAACGCCTATGCGCTGGCCGATGCCGTCAGCTCTTTAAATTTAGGCGTCCTCAGCCAGACCAGCGCGGTGTTTACCAAGCTGCTGACGCTGGGCATTTACACCTTTGTAGCCAGCCACATCGCACTGGTACAGGCTGATCATTTTTGGCTGAGTCTGCCGGGCTGGATTTTGGCGCTGATCTTCTACGACTTTTGCTACTACTGGCTGCACCGCATGGGCCATGAGGTGAACGTGCTCTGGGCGGCTCATGTCGTGCACCATCAAAGTCAGGCCTACAACCTCTCCACGGCGCTGCGCCAAACCAGCTCCGGTGCGCTGCTGGGCTGGGTTTTTTATCTTCCCATGGCGCTGGCGGGTGTGCCGCCGCTGGTGTTTGCCGTGGTCGGGCTCATCGATTTGCTCTATCAGTTTTGGGTGCATACCGAGCAGGTCAAAAAACTGGGCTGGTTTGATCGCTGGTTTTGCTCGCCCAGCAATCACCGCGTGCACCACGCCGTGAACGAGCAGTATCTGGATAAAAACTACGGCGGCATTCTCATCATCTGGGACCGCATCTTTGGCACGTTTAAAGAAGAAGATGACAAAGAGCCCTGCGTCTACGGAACGCGTGGCCTGCTCAATAGCTGGGACCCCCTGTGGGCCAATGCCACCGTCTATCGACAACTCGCCCATGACAGCTGGTTTGCTCGCAACGGGCTGGACAAAATCAAGGTCTGGTTCAAGCCTCCCGGCTGGCGCCCTTTAGACGTAGCTCAGCGCTTTCCTAAACCTGAGTTCAATCTGGATGAGCACCGCATCCTCTACGCGCCCCCCATGAATACGCCGCTGCGCTGGTTTGTGTCCTTGCAGTTTGCAGCTTTGATTGCAGGCACCACGGTTTTTTTATGGAATGCCGACCAGTCCCCGCTGGCCACCAATTTAATGTGGTTTGGCGTACTGCTCACCGCTCAGTGGGCGCTGTCTGCTGCCATGCAAGGGCGCATCAGCGTGTGGATGGCTCTGATGCTACAAAGCGGCGCACTGGCCATGGCCACCGCAGCACTTGGACTGCAGCAATGGCACTGGTTTTTTAAACCGTTGAGCATGATTTTTGCTCTCGTTTGTATAGCTACAAGTCATCTAAATGCAATGGGTACAGAGAAAAAACTCTCTACAAAGCAGGTATCTCTGCTGCTAGCAGCTATTGTTTTTTCCCTCTCTGGCGATGTCTGCTTGATGCTTGCCAACCTGTTCATCCCCGGCCTCATCAGCTTTTTGCTGGCCCATGTCTGCTACATCGCCCTCTTCAAAACCGATGCCCCATGGTTTGCCAACCGCCGCGCACTATGGCTGATTGTGGCCATTGGCGCCGGCATGTACGCCTATCTATGGATGAATGGTTTGCCAAGCGCCATACGACTGCCTGTGGCGGTATACGTCAGCGTGATTGCACTGATGGCAGCGCAAGCCTGGGGCCGCTACCAGGTGCTGCGTGAGCGCTCGTCACTGCTAGTCGCTTTAGGCGCCAGCGCCTTCATGGTCAGTGACAGTTTTTTGGCCATCAACCGCTTTGTGCAGCCGCTGCCGTGGTCTGCCATTTGGGTGCTTGCTAGCTATTACATAGCGCAGGCGCTGATTGTGCAGGGCAGCCTGCGCGGGCAAGCCCAGTCACGCACCACACCCGATCTTGCTGTGCCGCCTGCAATATTTCCAGCCACCCAAATCACTTAA
- the ruvB gene encoding Holliday junction branch migration DNA helicase RuvB, which produces MTIHVDEFAASPAPARKPRASREQSEAASFAEGAPRMVSAGASPVGEEAMERALRPKALDEYVGQVKAREQLEIFIGAAKKRGEALDHVLLFGPPGLGKTTLSHIIAAELGVNLRQTSGPVLEKPKDLAALLTNLEPNDVLFIDEIHRLSPVVEEILYPALEDYQIDIMIGEGPAARSIKLDLQPFTLVGATTRAGMLTNPLRDRFGIVARLEFYTSEELTRIVRRSAGLLKAPIDEEGCFEIARRSRGTPRIANRLLRRVRDYADVKADGSITREIADKALAMLDVDPQGFDIMDRKLLEAVVHRFDGGPVGLDNIAASIGEESGTIEDVIEPYLIQQGFLQRTPRGRMATKAAYLHLGLPVPDAE; this is translated from the coding sequence ATGACGATTCATGTGGACGAATTTGCGGCCAGCCCCGCACCAGCACGCAAACCTCGCGCTTCGCGAGAACAGAGCGAAGCCGCATCCTTTGCAGAAGGCGCGCCGCGCATGGTTTCTGCAGGCGCTTCACCTGTGGGCGAAGAAGCAATGGAGCGTGCCCTGCGGCCTAAGGCACTTGATGAATACGTCGGCCAAGTCAAGGCGCGTGAGCAGCTAGAAATCTTCATTGGCGCTGCTAAAAAGCGTGGTGAGGCACTCGATCATGTGCTGCTGTTTGGCCCCCCCGGTTTGGGCAAAACCACGCTCAGCCACATCATCGCCGCAGAGCTGGGTGTGAACCTGCGCCAGACCAGCGGGCCGGTGCTGGAAAAGCCCAAGGATTTGGCCGCATTGCTCACCAACCTTGAGCCCAACGATGTGCTGTTCATCGATGAAATTCACCGCTTGAGCCCAGTGGTTGAAGAAATTCTCTACCCCGCGCTGGAGGACTACCAGATCGACATCATGATTGGTGAAGGCCCGGCGGCGCGCTCCATTAAGCTCGATTTGCAGCCGTTTACGCTGGTGGGTGCTACCACACGCGCTGGCATGCTCACCAACCCATTGCGCGACCGCTTTGGCATCGTGGCGCGACTGGAGTTTTATACGTCAGAAGAGCTGACCCGCATCGTGCGCCGCAGCGCAGGCTTGCTCAAAGCGCCGATTGATGAAGAAGGCTGCTTTGAGATCGCTCGCCGTTCACGCGGAACGCCCCGTATCGCCAACCGTTTGCTGCGCCGTGTGCGCGACTACGCCGATGTGAAGGCAGATGGCAGCATCACCCGCGAGATTGCGGATAAGGCGCTGGCCATGCTGGATGTGGACCCGCAAGGCTTTGACATCATGGACCGCAAGTTGCTTGAAGCCGTGGTGCACCGCTTTGATGGCGGCCCGGTTGGCTTAGACAATATCGCTGCCAGCATTGGCGAGGAGTCGGGCACGATTGAGGATGTGATTGAGCCTTACCTCATTCAGCAAGGCTTTTTGCAGCGCACGCCGCGTGGGCGCATGGCGACCAAGGCGGCATATTTGCACTTGGGTTTGCCGGTGCCGGACGCTGAGTAG
- the dbpA gene encoding ATP-dependent RNA helicase DbpA, producing MNTSISAAKATDSSAFSALPLSAEMLANIQQLGYTQMTPIQAASLPLTLQGKDLIAQASTGSGKTAAFGLPIVDRLNPRWFAVQSLVLCPTRELADQVATEIRRLARAQDNIKVVTVYGGVPSRNQIASLENGAHIVVGTPGRVMDLLERGKLDISNLKTLVLDEADRMLDMGFFADIVTVAEQCPKDRQTLLFSATYPEGIANLANRFMRDPQTVKVAAQHSAGKIEQRWYEVGAREKVSTVAKLLAHFRPESSIAFCNTKQQCRDVVTALQAEGFSALALFGELEQRERDEVLVQFANKSCSVLVATDVAARGLDIADLSAVINVDVTPDTEIHIHRIGRTGRGDAEGLALNLVSMDEMGSVGKIEQLQGRASQFFPVDELTPAAGGELLPPMMTIQIIGGRREKIRAGDVMGAMCADFGYSRDQIGKISVNDFSTYVAVDRQIASAACAKLNGGKVKGKTVKARLL from the coding sequence ATGAACACATCCATCAGCGCCGCCAAGGCCACAGATTCCTCCGCTTTCTCGGCGCTGCCCCTGTCCGCAGAAATGCTGGCCAACATCCAGCAACTGGGCTACACGCAGATGACGCCCATTCAGGCCGCCAGCCTGCCGCTGACGCTGCAAGGCAAGGACTTGATCGCCCAAGCCAGCACGGGCAGCGGCAAGACCGCCGCCTTTGGCCTGCCCATTGTTGACCGCCTCAACCCCCGCTGGTTTGCCGTGCAGTCACTGGTGCTGTGCCCCACGCGTGAGCTGGCCGATCAAGTGGCAACAGAAATCCGCCGTCTGGCCCGTGCGCAGGACAACATCAAGGTCGTCACTGTCTATGGTGGCGTGCCTTCGCGTAACCAAATTGCGTCGCTAGAAAACGGCGCCCACATCGTCGTCGGCACGCCAGGCCGTGTGATGGACTTGCTCGAGCGCGGCAAGCTCGACATCAGCAACCTCAAGACACTGGTGCTGGATGAAGCCGATCGCATGCTGGACATGGGCTTTTTTGCCGACATCGTCACCGTCGCAGAGCAGTGCCCCAAAGACCGCCAGACCCTGCTGTTCTCTGCCACCTACCCCGAAGGCATTGCCAACTTGGCCAACCGCTTCATGCGCGATCCGCAAACCGTCAAGGTGGCGGCACAGCACAGCGCTGGCAAGATCGAGCAGCGTTGGTACGAAGTCGGTGCTCGCGAAAAAGTGAGCACGGTTGCCAAGCTGCTGGCTCACTTCCGCCCTGAATCGAGCATTGCCTTTTGCAACACCAAGCAGCAGTGCCGCGACGTGGTAACCGCTTTGCAGGCTGAAGGCTTTAGCGCTCTGGCCCTGTTTGGCGAGCTCGAGCAGCGCGAACGCGATGAAGTGCTGGTGCAGTTTGCTAACAAGAGCTGCAGCGTGCTGGTCGCCACCGATGTGGCCGCGCGCGGGCTGGACATTGCCGACCTGTCTGCCGTTATCAACGTGGACGTGACACCTGACACCGAAATTCACATCCACCGCATTGGTCGCACCGGCCGTGGCGATGCCGAAGGCTTGGCCCTGAACTTGGTCAGCATGGACGAGATGGGCAGCGTGGGCAAGATCGAGCAACTGCAAGGCCGTGCTTCGCAGTTCTTCCCCGTCGATGAGCTGACTCCCGCTGCCGGTGGCGAGCTGCTGCCGCCCATGATGACCATCCAGATCATCGGTGGCCGCAGAGAAAAAATCCGCGCTGGCGACGTGATGGGTGCCATGTGCGCCGACTTCGGCTACAGCCGCGACCAGATTGGCAAAATCAGCGTGAACGACTTCTCCACCTATGTGGCCGTGGACCGCCAGATTGCCTCGGCAGCTTGTGCCAAGCTCAACGGCGGCAAGGTCAAGGGCAAGACGGTGAAAGCTCGTTTGCTCTAA
- the ruvA gene encoding Holliday junction branch migration protein RuvA, whose product MIGKLTGTLLEKNPPEVLVDCGGVGYEVQVPMSTFYNLPANGAKVALLTHFVVREDAQLLFGFATARERQTFRELIKITGVGPRMALAVLSGLSIDDLADAVSQQEAGRLVKVPGIGKKTAERLLLELKGKIGSDTGAQSLFANNNDQNDIQQALMALGYSDKEASAALKKLPPDVGVSEGIKLALKALTK is encoded by the coding sequence ATGATAGGCAAATTGACTGGAACGCTGCTGGAAAAAAACCCGCCCGAGGTCTTGGTGGACTGCGGCGGCGTGGGCTACGAGGTGCAAGTGCCCATGAGCACCTTCTATAACCTGCCAGCCAACGGCGCCAAGGTGGCACTGCTGACCCATTTTGTAGTGCGCGAAGATGCCCAGCTGCTGTTTGGTTTTGCCACAGCCCGCGAGCGCCAGACGTTTCGCGAACTCATCAAGATCACCGGCGTGGGCCCGCGCATGGCGCTGGCCGTACTCAGCGGCTTGAGCATTGATGATCTCGCGGATGCGGTATCGCAGCAAGAAGCAGGGCGATTGGTGAAAGTGCCGGGCATCGGCAAAAAGACGGCTGAGCGCTTGCTGCTCGAGCTCAAAGGCAAGATTGGCTCAGACACTGGCGCGCAGTCACTGTTTGCCAATAACAATGACCAAAACGACATTCAGCAGGCGCTGATGGCGCTGGGCTACTCGGACAAGGAAGCGTCTGCTGCGCTGAAAAAGCTGCCGCCAGATGTGGGGGTGAGCGAGGGCATCAAGCTGGCGCTCAAAGCCTTGACCAAGTAG
- a CDS encoding MgtC/SapB family protein has translation MQALQNFSLLSVFDSLLSLSFAFIFGTAIGVERQLRQRAAGLRTNTLVAIAAAAFVDLGLQLSGNQGAVQITAYVVSGVGFLGAGAIMKEGANIMGLNTAATLWGSAAVGAMCGADFIVQAGLVTAFVLAANTLLRYLVLYLNTRPTNTDASESNYHLYVVCERAGQAEVLSKLQHLLDSSGYPARSTEKHALGANDTEIEVLLMTTIARSEQLNAITKEMEQLNGVKGSFWHTSPLAG, from the coding sequence ATGCAGGCTCTTCAAAACTTTTCGCTGCTCAGCGTATTCGACTCATTACTCAGCCTGAGTTTTGCCTTTATCTTCGGCACCGCCATCGGGGTAGAGCGGCAATTGCGCCAGCGCGCTGCTGGGCTGCGTACCAATACCTTGGTCGCCATTGCCGCAGCCGCTTTTGTTGACTTGGGTTTGCAACTCTCAGGCAATCAGGGTGCCGTCCAAATTACGGCATACGTAGTCTCAGGCGTGGGATTTTTGGGTGCTGGCGCCATCATGAAGGAAGGCGCCAACATCATGGGGCTGAACACGGCCGCCACGCTCTGGGGCTCTGCGGCCGTGGGTGCAATGTGCGGCGCAGACTTCATCGTGCAAGCGGGCTTGGTCACCGCCTTTGTGCTGGCAGCCAATACGCTGCTGCGCTATCTGGTGCTCTACCTCAACACTCGCCCCACGAATACTGACGCCAGCGAATCCAACTACCACCTGTATGTGGTCTGCGAGCGCGCCGGCCAAGCCGAGGTTTTGAGCAAGCTCCAGCATCTGCTGGACAGTTCAGGCTACCCCGCACGCAGTACAGAAAAGCATGCGCTGGGCGCTAACGATACAGAAATTGAGGTGCTGCTGATGACCACCATTGCCCGGTCGGAACAGCTCAACGCCATCACCAAAGAGATGGAGCAACTCAACGGTGTGAAAGGCTCGTTCTGGCATACCAGCCCGCTGGCTGGATAA
- the ybeY gene encoding rRNA maturation RNase YbeY, with the protein MSLNQLQLTLQFGPSAEATAHRELLTRAKVTTWIRHALAVDAEITVRIVDSEEGQKLNREFRKKDYATNVLTFDYQQEPTVQADLVLCAPVVEREAQEQNKTLEEHYAHLLVHGTLHAQGWDHETSEEDADEMEAYESDIMKEMGYQDPYAQ; encoded by the coding sequence ATGTCTTTAAATCAACTGCAACTGACTCTGCAATTTGGCCCCTCTGCCGAGGCCACAGCCCACCGTGAGCTGCTGACGCGCGCCAAGGTCACGACCTGGATTCGCCACGCGCTGGCGGTGGATGCTGAGATCACGGTGCGCATTGTCGACTCCGAAGAAGGCCAGAAGCTAAACCGCGAGTTCCGTAAAAAGGACTACGCAACCAATGTGCTGACCTTTGACTACCAGCAGGAACCCACTGTGCAGGCCGACCTGGTGCTCTGCGCCCCCGTGGTGGAGCGCGAAGCCCAAGAGCAGAACAAGACACTGGAAGAGCATTACGCCCACCTGCTGGTGCACGGCACTCTGCATGCGCAGGGCTGGGACCATGAAACCAGCGAAGAAGACGCCGATGAAATGGAAGCCTACGAGAGCGACATCATGAAGGAAATGGGTTACCAAGACCCCTACGCGCAGTAA